The DNA sequence GCAGACGGCGCAGAGGCGGTCGTCCGAGGCGGCGTAGAAACGGTGGTTTTTCACGAACGCCGGGGTATGGCTGAAGGCGGTGAGGGCCTTCAGGGTCCCCTTGGCCTGGTCGTCATGGCACTCCGAACAGTCCGCCTGTTGGCCTATGGCCAACGCCTCGGGGTGGGATGCGGGGAGGCTGGGGAGTTCCTGCATCTGGGCGCAGGCCGCCAGGAGCAGGATCAACCCGGCCAGGAACGCCGCGGGAAGCATCCGGTGCACGATTCTCATTTTTTTCCTCCCTTGCGGTCAAAGGTCGTGGTGTAGGTCAGGCGGACGAGCCCCTTGGTCTCTTCGGTAAACTGGGGGTTGCGGCCGTAGCTCACGTCGCCGGAAAGGGCCAGGGCCGGCGTGATGTGATACCCCAGGGACGCGGTCCCCTCCCAGGCGCTCTTCTCGTTGTAGACCTTGTCCTTGAAGATGTAGTCGATGCCGTCCAGGGCGGCGAAAATGCCGGCGGAGTCGTACAGGGCAAAGGCGTGCAGCTCGTGGTAGGAAGCGCTGGGGTTCGTGCCGATGGCGAAACCGGACCCGGCGCGCAGGTAGTGGTAGCCCAGGCCGGTTCGGACGGCGTTGTTCAGGAAGCTGAGGCGGCCGGTGACGCCGTAGCGGTCGGCATTGCCCACTTCGCGGGTGTAGTGTTTGTAATCCGCGGACAGCCCTGCGTTTTTGGCGACGTCATAGGAGACACTCCCCCCCAGGGAACGGGATTTGTCGGAGGGGTTGAGGGCGGCGCCGGAGAACATGGCCCAGGCGGAGAGGTAGCTGCGGTCCCGCTGTTCGTTGAATTCCGCCGTGGCGACCAGGCTGCGCACCGGCGTGAGGTTGATGAGGTAGCTGTGCTCGGCCAGGGTCCTGGTCTCGGTATTGTAGCTGCTGTGCCCCATGATCTCCACCATGCGGACGGGGCTCAGCCAGATGTCGCCCCCCACCAGGCGGTGGGTGGTGGTGGCGTAATTGACCAGCCTGGGGGCGTTGTCCTCGTAGACCACGGAGGCCCCCAGTTCCAGCAGCCCCCGGTAGCGGTAGCTGCCCCGGCCGCCGATGATGGAATCCCCCTTGCCGTCGCTCTTCTCCCCGTACAGGTGTTTGGTATGCACGGTGGCCCCGCCGAAGGCCGACAGGCCGAAGCCCAAGGGCAGGTCGGTGCGGGCGCTGATGCCGTCCACCTGCTCGTTCACGATTCCCTCGTGCACGAAGAGGCGGCCGAGGCGGACGTTGGCGTTGGCCTCCTTGAAGCGGTACTGGAGGTACCCGTAGGTGAAGCTGCCGTCCACCCTGTCGTTGTTGTAGCTTTTGTCGGCCAGGTCGGCGCGCCCCCAGCCGGAAAAATGCAGGGAGAGGTTGCCGTCGGCCAGCTTTTCCACATCCAGGCCCAGGAACTGGGTGGCGGGCATGAGGTCCTGTTTGGACGCCCCCGAAATATCGCGCTGTTCAAAGCGGAAGATGGTGGTGGCGTCGACGGCGGTTTCGGCCGCCGAAGCGGCAGCGGGGAGGGGCAGGAGGGAAACGGCAGATAGCAGGCGGCAAAGAGCTCTTTTCATGGGCATGCTCCCGTGCTTTTAAAATAAGAACGCCGTTAAATTAATAGCTTAAACCTATATCATAGATTTTTGAAATAGCAACTAAACGGATATTTGCAATCTTATTTGTCCAATGTGCGGCGTGGAAAAAGCCGGACTCTATGGTCCGGCTTTTTGTGGAAGGAAGGGAGGGGAGACTGGGTCAGACGGTTTCCTTGAGGCGCTTCTGCCGTAAATTCAGCCTGTTGAGCGCATGAACGTAGGCCTTGGCCGAGGCCTCGATGATATCGGTGGAGGAGCCCTTGCCCACCACGACGTTGTTCCCTTCGGCCACACGCACGGTGACCTCGCCCTGGGCGTCGGTGCCGCTGGTGATGGCGCCCACGTTGTATTGCACCAGCTTGGCCTTGGTCTTGGTCAGTTTCTTGATGGCCTTGAGGGTGGCATCCACCGGGCCGTCGCCCAGTTCGGCGGTGCGCACCGGCTCGCCGTCGATCTCCAGCTGCACCGTGGCGGTGGCCACGGCAAAGGAGCCGCAGGTGACGGTGATGTGCCCCAGCCGGTACTTCACGTCCTCGCGGGACTCTTCCATCACGATGGCGTCCAGGTCTTCGTCGAAGACCTCCTTCTTCAGGTCCGCCAAGGCCTTGAAGCGCTCAAAGGCCCGGTTGAGCCGGTCGTCGTCCAGGTCGTGGCCCAACTCCTCCAGGCGTTGCTTGAAGGCGTGGCGTCCCGAGTGCTTGCCCAGCACCAGGGCGCTGGCGGAAAGCCCCACCGATTCCGGCGTCATGATCTCGTAGGTGGACTTGTCCATCATCATGCCGTGCTGGTGGATGCCCGCCTCGTGGGCAAAGGCGTTGGCCCCCACGATCGCCTTGTTGGGCTGGACCCCGATGCCGGTGATGTTGGACAGGAGGCGGCTGGCCGGGGTGAGCTGTTCGGTCGCCACGTTGGTGGTAAAGGGGAGGATGTCGTGGCGCGTGCGCAGCGCCATGATGAATTCCTCCAGGGAGCAGTTGCCGGCCCGTTCGCCGATGCCGTTGATGGTGCACTCCACCTGGCGGGCGCCCGCCTGCACGGCGGCGATGGAATTGGCCACGGACAGCCCCAGGTCGTTGTGGCAGTGGACTGAGATGATGGCGCGGTCGATGTTTTTCACATGCTCCTTCAGGTAGGTGATGATGTTGAAGTACTCGAAGGGGATGGTGTAGCCGACCGTATCCGGGATATTGACCGTGGTGGCGCCGGCGTCGATGACCGCCTCCACCACCTCGGCCAGAAACGGCAGCCGCGTCCGGGTGGCGTCCTCGCAGGAGAACTCCACGTTGGGGGTATAGGAAGCGGCCCTTTTCACCGCCTTGATGGCCGCCGCCAGCACCTTGGCCGGCTCCATCTTCAGCTTGTACTGCATGTGGATGTCGGAGGTGGCGATGAAGGTGTGGATGCGCCCCTTGTCGCCGGCGTGTTTCAGCGCCTCCCAGGCCCGGTCGATATCCTTGTCGCCCGCGCGGCACAGACCGGCGATCTGGGGTCCCTTGATCTGTTGGGCCACCAGCTTGACCGCCTCGAAATCGCCTTCGGAAGCAATGGGGAATCCGGCCTCGATCACGTCCACGTTCATCTTCTGGAGCTGTTTTGCCACCCGCAGTTTTTCTTCGATATTCATGCTGTTGCCGGGGGCCTGTTCGCCGTCCCGCAGCGTGGTGTCAAAAATCCTGATCAGTTGCCGGTCGTCCTGCTTCTGTTTTTTCGTCGGTGCCTTTGCCATGTCTCGCTACGCTCCTTTCCTGGTTGTACACGAACGCCGTTCGTTCGTCGAAAGCCCTGGGGCAAGTATATCCCCTTTTCGGCGCTTTCGCTCTGCCGGAGGGAGAATTCCGGCGTCGTGGTATGGTGATGGAAAATAAAAAAAGCCTCCGCCCCAAACAGGGGCGAAGGCTTTGTAAGCACATTCGCGGTACCACCCTTTTCACCCGACACGACGATCTGTGTCAGGCCTCGATTCACCCTTGACGCGGGAGGACGGCTTCGGCTAGCCGGAGGTTCACCGAAGCGGCTCTGAGGCGAGTTCATCGATCACGCTTACCGGTTCGCACCAACCACCGGCTCTCTGGGAAGCCTGAAACGACTACTACTCCTCTTCGTTGCCTTTCGAATATGGGCCATCATAAGAGCAACAATTCGGCAAAGTCAAGATGTTTTATTTTTGGCGGGGTGGATTTGATAATGCCAAACAAAATGTTTAAGACTGGTGGGTTGGCACTACCTCAATCTGCCGCACCGGGGTGACAGCCCCGAAGACGGCACATGCATGTCCCCGTAATTGCTAATACATCATGACTTCTTCGTATCAAACGCGGATTGGGACCTCCTCACGGCTTCCCAATTCCCGGAAACCCAGTCGAAAAGCACTTCCATCGGGCGCAGCAGACTCTTGCCAAGGTCTGTGAGTTCGTATTCGACGCGCGGCGGGACCTCCGGGAACAACTCCCTTATTACCAGCCCGTCCCGTTCCAGATTCCGCAACGTTACCGTCAGCATTCTCTGGGAGATATGCGGGATCGATTTTTCCAGCTCGGAAAAGCGGGCGCGATTGCCGTGAATCTTGGCAAGGGCCAGGATCAAAAAGATCGTCCACTTGTCGCCGACCTTGGTCAGCAGTTCCCGGACAGCCAGAGGGTCTTTGTGGCCACACACGTACGCGGGGTCCAACCCCTGGGTTTTATTGGCGCTTTTCATAGCTTACGTTCCTGTCTGCTACCTATTTTGAGGTGCGTACTTACCATCCTGCAACGACCGATATATAATCGACTATAGATCAGGAGGCGACATAAGAAAAGCACGTAACGAAAGGAGCCGGTCCATGCCCAAGGACAAATACCCCCACCACGAAGCGCTCAACCCCTTCTTTGCCGTGGTGATGGAAGGATTGCACGGTCTGGTCGATGGCGACCATTACTTCGACACCATTGCCGACGATGCCGAATTCGAGTTTCTCTACCGTTTCCCCGGTTGGCCGGAGAAGATTCACGGGCGGGAAAATCTGATAGCCGCGTATTCCGGCTATGGCGACAACATCAAGGTCCACAAGGGCGACAACCTTGCCGTGCATCATGACCGGGAGCAGGGCGTCGTTGTGCTGGAATACCAGGTTCACGGCACGATCCTGAGAACCGGCGCCGCCTATGACAACCGGTTTGTCTCCATCGTCACCATACGGGACCGGAAAATTGTCCGCTGGAGGGACTACATGGACTCCCTCGCCGCATGGCAGGCCCTTGGCGGCAACTGATAGTCCCCCTTACATCGTCATCACCTGAAAGGAAGAACATCATGACCAAGCAAATCCTTGTTGTCTCCGCAAGCCCCCGAGGCAGTGAATCCGCCAGCCGGACGATCGCTCAAAAACTGGATGCGAGACTGCGCAAAGAATTCCCGGACGCGCAGTATGTCTACCGCGATCTGGCGGAAGATCATCTGCCCCATCTGGATGGCAGCACCCTGAAGGCGATCACGTCGCAAGATGCAAAAGAGGTCGAAGAGAATCGCGAGGCGGCCCGTCTGTCCGACAAACTGACCGCGGAGCTTCTGGCGTCGGACCTGGTGGTCATTGCGACGCCCATGTGGAATTTCGGCATCCCTTCGCTGCTCAAGGCGTGGATAGACCTTGTGGTGCGTCCCGGAAGAACCTTCCGGTACGCAGAGGCGGGGGTGGAAGGGCTGGCCAGGGGGAAAAAGGCCATCCTGGTGATCGCTTCGGGAGGGGTCTTTACCGACGGCCCGTGGAAACCGTGGGATTACGTGGACCCCTATTTGCGCCAAATACTCAAGTTCATCGGCATCGAGGATGTGCAGACCGTTCGGGTCGAAGGCCTGAATGTTCCGCCTCTCGTCGCCGCGGCCATTCCGAATGCGGAGCGAGCCATCAGCGAACTCGCCCTCGCCGAGGCATGATGCATATCGTGGCTCACAGCAAAGCCCCTCTGAATCGGAGGGGCTTTGTTTGTTTGAAGAGTCCGGTTGTGAGGTGGGGGCGTTATTGCAGGGTCCAGTCCTCAAAATTTGAGTTTTGGAGCCCTGCCCCTTAAGCCTCCTGCGAACAGTCCTGTAAAACGTGGAATGTCATTGTTAAAGCCGCAAGTAATTCACTTGACAATAACAGTATTGTCAGCCGGACCGGTGGCGCTGGTTGGAGCAGACACTATGGAACCAACGGATGTGTTGATGGCGTTTTGATCTCCGTTTACCGTTACGGTACTACCGCCTGTTGTCCTGATGATTGTTCCAGAGGGGACCAAAATTGTCTCGCCGCTGGTTGTCAGAGTAATTGATTGCCCGGCAGCGAGTGTCGCCAGGGAAACTTGGATAGTCAGAGTTTGCTTGCACGTTGTGACGGGATTGGAGGAATCGGAGACTTCGACCGTAAAGGTGCTGGTGCCGGCAGTAGTGGGGGTTCCTAATATCTCTCCCTTTGCGCTGAGGGTTAAGCCGTTTGGTAGACCGCCGTCTGATATTGACCAAGTATAAGGGTTCTCGCCATTGTTGCTTATAAGTATTTGATAATAAGCGGTCCCCACGGTCGCGGCCGGCAACGTTTTTGTATCAATCTCTACGTTGGTGCCTCCGCATCCCGCGCACATCAGGATTACAACGCCTACAAGAAAAGATTTCATGAACAAAACAACTCCCAAATCAATATTCAAGGCCGTGACGTCCAAAAACTCATGAGAATATATGTCCTTTTACTCCGTCTAGATGCACATTTCAATTGTAAAATCAGTATGTTAAAATAATTACCACTCTCCTGAAAATGTTAAAAAAAATTAACACTCCCCGCCTCTCTCCCCAACTCCCTGTCATCACACAAAAAAAGGCCCTCGAACCGCCTTCGGGAGCCCCTCCTTGTATCATTTTGAATCACGCCCTCCCAAGCAAGCGTCGAACCCCAAACACCATCTGTCCACGAAAGACACGAAAAGCACGAACGAAACAAACAACCGGGATGAAGTGGGAACTTTGACCACTCACCAGAAAGGCAAGCCGCTTGTACCCATAATCAACCGGCTTTGTTCGTGCCGTTCGTGCTTTTCGTGGACCGCCGTCGTTTTAAGGCCGAAACAGTAACTTGTCATCATCAGGTCTCTATGCTAACGTAAAATCACCGAAAACAAGGAGGGTGATCATGCCACGTTCCGCAACCGATCTGCTTGATCTTTCCGAACTTCCTGCTCCTCAGCGTCGCGAGGTGCGGGATTTTGTCCAGTTTTTGCTTACCCGGCAGGCAGGCGCGAAAAAACCTGCGGCATCCTATCGTTTCAGCGATCTGTGCGGCACCATGGCCTGGAAGGGGGATGCTGTAGCTGCTCAACGGAGTCTGCGGGATGAGTGGTAAACTACGCTATGTGCTCGACACCAATGCCGTTGTATCGCTTTTGAACGGCAACCGAGAACTGGCTACCCGGCTTGAAGCAGCGGAGTATGTCGGCATTTCGGTTGTTACCTACCTCGAATTTCTCGCTTTCGATGGCTTGACACTTAATGATCGGAAAAGTTTCAAGCGATTTTGCTCAAGGATCGAGATAGTTCCGCTTGTCCATAATGACGAACTCGCGGACAGTGCCTTGACATTGCGCACACAGCATCGACTGAAACTTCCCGATGCAATTATTGGCGCGACCGCTCTTTGTCGCAAAGCCATTATCATCACAAACGACTCTCATTTTTCCGGCATTGCATCCCTTACGGTTCAAAGCTGTTGATCCCTCTTCCCCCTCCCTAACCCTCCCCCGACGGGGGGGACACACTACAAACAAAAAACGCCCCGCCGGTATCCCGGTAGGGCGTCGCTATAGGTGTATGCAAGGGGCGGTTATTCCCCCAGATAGGCCTTCCTGACCTCCGGGTTGCGGGCCAGCTCCCCGGCGTCGCCGGACAGGACCACCTCGCCGGTTTCCAGCACGTAGGCGCGGTGGGCGATGGAGAGGGCCATGGAGGCGTTCTGCTCCACCAGCA is a window from the Oryzomonas sagensis genome containing:
- a CDS encoding FMN-dependent NADH-azoreductase, translating into MTKQILVVSASPRGSESASRTIAQKLDARLRKEFPDAQYVYRDLAEDHLPHLDGSTLKAITSQDAKEVEENREAARLSDKLTAELLASDLVVIATPMWNFGIPSLLKAWIDLVVRPGRTFRYAEAGVEGLARGKKAILVIASGGVFTDGPWKPWDYVDPYLRQILKFIGIEDVQTVRVEGLNVPPLVAAAIPNAERAISELALAEA
- a CDS encoding nuclear transport factor 2 family protein; this translates as MPKDKYPHHEALNPFFAVVMEGLHGLVDGDHYFDTIADDAEFEFLYRFPGWPEKIHGRENLIAAYSGYGDNIKVHKGDNLAVHHDREQGVVVLEYQVHGTILRTGAAYDNRFVSIVTIRDRKIVRWRDYMDSLAAWQALGGN
- a CDS encoding 2-isopropylmalate synthase, producing the protein MAKAPTKKQKQDDRQLIRIFDTTLRDGEQAPGNSMNIEEKLRVAKQLQKMNVDVIEAGFPIASEGDFEAVKLVAQQIKGPQIAGLCRAGDKDIDRAWEALKHAGDKGRIHTFIATSDIHMQYKLKMEPAKVLAAAIKAVKRAASYTPNVEFSCEDATRTRLPFLAEVVEAVIDAGATTVNIPDTVGYTIPFEYFNIITYLKEHVKNIDRAIISVHCHNDLGLSVANSIAAVQAGARQVECTINGIGERAGNCSLEEFIMALRTRHDILPFTTNVATEQLTPASRLLSNITGIGVQPNKAIVGANAFAHEAGIHQHGMMMDKSTYEIMTPESVGLSASALVLGKHSGRHAFKQRLEELGHDLDDDRLNRAFERFKALADLKKEVFDEDLDAIVMEESREDVKYRLGHITVTCGSFAVATATVQLEIDGEPVRTAELGDGPVDATLKAIKKLTKTKAKLVQYNVGAITSGTDAQGEVTVRVAEGNNVVVGKGSSTDIIEASAKAYVHALNRLNLRQKRLKETV
- a CDS encoding putative Ig domain-containing protein produces the protein MDVTALNIDLGVVLFMKSFLVGVVILMCAGCGGTNVEIDTKTLPAATVGTAYYQILISNNGENPYTWSISDGGLPNGLTLSAKGEILGTPTTAGTSTFTVEVSDSSNPVTTCKQTLTIQVSLATLAAGQSITLTTSGETILVPSGTIIRTTGGSTVTVNGDQNAINTSVGSIVSAPTSATGPADNTVIVK
- a CDS encoding winged helix-turn-helix transcriptional regulator: MKSANKTQGLDPAYVCGHKDPLAVRELLTKVGDKWTIFLILALAKIHGNRARFSELEKSIPHISQRMLTVTLRNLERDGLVIRELFPEVPPRVEYELTDLGKSLLRPMEVLFDWVSGNWEAVRRSQSAFDTKKS
- a CDS encoding type II toxin-antitoxin system VapC family toxin, which produces MSGKLRYVLDTNAVVSLLNGNRELATRLEAAEYVGISVVTYLEFLAFDGLTLNDRKSFKRFCSRIEIVPLVHNDELADSALTLRTQHRLKLPDAIIGATALCRKAIIITNDSHFSGIASLTVQSC
- a CDS encoding DUF2281 domain-containing protein, producing MPRSATDLLDLSELPAPQRREVRDFVQFLLTRQAGAKKPAASYRFSDLCGTMAWKGDAVAAQRSLRDEW
- a CDS encoding cytochrome C produces the protein MRIVHRMLPAAFLAGLILLLAACAQMQELPSLPASHPEALAIGQQADCSECHDDQAKGTLKALTAFSHTPAFVKNHRFYAASDDRLCAVCHKSSFCNDCHTNKVEMKPSYKFGYRPDREMPHRGDFLTLHKIEGKLDPASCYRCHGRANNERCVACHR